In a single window of the Blattabacterium cuenoti genome:
- a CDS encoding LemA family protein: protein MKKNFLIVIFILISVTVLWIANTYNQLVKLNENIKTQWGQIENVYQRRADLIPNLVNTVKGSAQFEKNTLNQIIEARAKATSVSVNTNDLNQNQINQFQRGQDHLNNSLSRLLLIMENYPNLKSTQNFYELQNQLEGTENRINVERNRFNDKVSSFNTYRNQFPKIIIANFFYQFKEKGYFRSQIGSKKSPIIDFSN, encoded by the coding sequence ATGAAAAAAAATTTTCTGATAGTCATTTTTATTTTAATATCTGTAACTGTATTATGGATAGCTAACACATACAATCAATTAGTAAAACTTAACGAAAATATTAAAACACAATGGGGTCAAATAGAAAATGTTTATCAACGTAGAGCTGACTTAATTCCTAATTTGGTAAATACGGTCAAAGGATCTGCCCAATTTGAAAAAAATACATTAAATCAAATTATAGAAGCTAGGGCAAAAGCTACCTCTGTTTCTGTAAACACAAATGATTTAAATCAAAATCAAATAAATCAATTTCAACGGGGACAAGATCACTTGAATAATTCTCTTAGCAGATTGCTCTTGATTATGGAAAATTATCCTAATCTTAAGTCTACGCAAAATTTTTATGAGTTACAAAATCAATTAGAAGGAACAGAAAACCGTATTAATGTAGAAAGAAATCGTTTTAATGATAAAGTAAGTAGTTTCAACACTTATAGAAACCAATTCCCAAAAATTATAATTGCAAACTTTTTTTATCAATTCAAAGAAAAAGGATATTTCCGATCTCAAATTGGATCAAAAAAGTCTCCAATTATAGATTTTTCTAATTGA
- a CDS encoding TPM domain-containing protein, which yields MKKIIQSILIILISFYINSVQGQFNIPEPPKKIYPVQDYAKVLSEKQIERLNKKLILYSQITSTEILVSIIQNLHGEDPNLLAYQWGEKWKIGKFHKNNGIIILLSIHDRKISIQNGYGIEPYITDFLTIKIINKIKPVLKNNLYYQAIDYGTQEIFKILKNKHKKKLSKKIFSIWNLSINISILLIVFFLFYFLSMEKTRYNSLLSTLFLTNFLFRNKNSDYDDNFDGFGGGGNFGGGGSSSSW from the coding sequence ATGAAAAAAATTATTCAATCTATTTTAATTATTTTAATTTCTTTTTACATAAATTCAGTACAAGGACAATTTAATATACCAGAACCTCCCAAAAAAATATATCCTGTACAAGATTATGCAAAAGTTTTATCTGAAAAACAAATAGAAAGATTAAATAAAAAACTGATTTTATATTCTCAAATAACATCAACAGAAATTTTAGTTTCCATCATTCAGAATCTTCATGGAGAAGATCCAAATTTATTAGCTTATCAATGGGGGGAAAAATGGAAAATTGGAAAATTTCATAAAAATAATGGAATAATTATATTATTGTCCATTCATGATAGAAAAATATCTATCCAAAATGGATATGGAATAGAACCTTATATTACCGATTTTTTAACGATAAAGATTATTAATAAAATAAAACCTGTATTAAAAAATAATCTTTATTATCAAGCTATAGATTATGGAACTCAAGAAATATTTAAAATTTTAAAAAATAAGCATAAAAAAAAACTGAGTAAAAAAATTTTTTCCATATGGAATTTATCAATTAATATTAGTATTTTGTTGATTGTGTTTTTTTTATTTTATTTTTTATCTATGGAAAAAACAAGATATAATTCATTATTAAGTACATTATTTTTAACGAATTTTTTATTCAGAAATAAAAATTCTGATTATGATGATAATTTTGACGGATTCGGAGGTGGAGGAAATTTTGGAGGAGGAGGTAGTAGTAGTAGTTGGTAA
- a CDS encoding valine--tRNA ligase, translating to MDIPIKYDPKSVEKKRYHYWMKENYFSSYPDDRIPYVIVMPPPNVTGVLHIGHMLNNTIQDILIRYARMKGYNACWIPGTDHASIATEAKVVHQLKKRGLSKIFMGREKFLCHVIEWSNKHKNIIFDQLKKLGCSCDWNRTQFTMSPKLSQSVTKVFVDLYEKGYIYRGYNVVNWDPEAKTTLSNEEVIYKEHIGKLYYLKYKIKGEENYVTIATTRPETIFGDTAICFHPDDKRYSHLKGKYAKVPIINKYIPIIQDSYVDQNFGTGCLKITPAHDIHDKNIADKHKLEIIDIFNENATLNEKALHYQGMDRFKVRKKIIEELKKLEVIKNVEKFNHKIGFSERTLSVVEQRLSLQWFLKMRKMSIPAIEAVKNGDIKFYPKKFHKIYFQWMSQIRDWNISRQLWWGHRIPVYYYGKKLNDFVVAENLEKALIKARCKSKNPYLSYNEIWQDPDVLDTWFSSWLLPLSVFDGIYNPYNHEITYYYPTEEIVTGSDILFFWVARMIMSGFLLKHEKPFKRVYFTGIVRDYKNKKISKSLNNSPNPMDLINQYGADAVRMGLMLKTSAGKDFHFEEKICSQGRSFSNKIWNAFRLIQSWKITNNQYVPDYSLLAIKWLKNRFYYILDVFENSFKEYKLDESLMILYKFIWYDFCSYFLEIIKPIYGDKDKSVPEIVYLNALKFFEKILKLLHPYMPFISEEIWNLIRKREPKEALIISSWPKKKPYDYDILVYFEKATEIISKIRNIRNRNHIPHKKSLVLFSMRKKDKEEKEYDPIILKLANLDKIIPVLKEPENIPFFSFFLDTDQFFLSLDQLDHNKYYSNHMDIIKIENKIKYFCNLLSIIRKNLYNDKYVTSVSNNLLLKERKKENDTLNKITKLKKYLEYLKKNR from the coding sequence ATGGATATTCCAATTAAATACGATCCCAAATCCGTGGAAAAAAAAAGATATCATTATTGGATGAAAGAAAATTATTTTTCATCTTATCCTGATGATAGAATTCCTTATGTTATCGTGATGCCTCCTCCAAATGTGACTGGAGTTCTTCATATAGGACATATGCTGAATAATACAATCCAGGATATTTTAATTAGATATGCCAGAATGAAGGGATATAATGCTTGTTGGATTCCGGGGACGGATCATGCATCCATTGCTACAGAGGCTAAAGTTGTTCATCAACTAAAAAAAAGAGGATTATCTAAGATATTTATGGGAAGAGAAAAATTTTTATGTCATGTTATAGAATGGTCTAACAAACATAAAAACATTATTTTTGATCAACTTAAAAAATTGGGATGTTCATGTGATTGGAATCGTACTCAATTTACAATGAGTCCAAAATTATCTCAATCTGTAACGAAAGTTTTTGTAGACTTATATGAAAAGGGATACATATATAGAGGTTATAATGTCGTCAATTGGGATCCAGAAGCTAAAACTACACTTTCTAATGAAGAAGTTATTTATAAAGAACATATTGGAAAACTTTATTATTTAAAATATAAAATAAAAGGAGAAGAAAATTATGTTACTATAGCTACTACTCGTCCTGAAACCATATTTGGTGATACAGCTATTTGTTTTCACCCAGATGATAAACGTTATTCTCATTTGAAAGGTAAATATGCTAAAGTTCCAATAATAAATAAATATATTCCAATTATACAAGACTCATATGTAGATCAAAATTTCGGAACTGGATGCTTGAAGATTACTCCGGCTCATGACATACATGATAAAAATATAGCAGATAAACATAAATTAGAAATAATAGATATTTTCAATGAAAATGCAACTTTAAATGAAAAAGCTCTTCATTATCAAGGGATGGATCGTTTTAAAGTAAGGAAAAAAATTATAGAAGAGTTAAAAAAATTGGAAGTTATAAAAAATGTAGAAAAATTTAATCATAAAATAGGTTTTTCGGAACGAACTTTATCAGTAGTAGAACAAAGATTATCTCTTCAGTGGTTTTTGAAAATGAGAAAAATGTCTATTCCTGCTATAGAAGCAGTAAAAAATGGAGATATTAAGTTTTATCCAAAAAAATTTCATAAGATATATTTTCAATGGATGAGTCAAATTCGTGATTGGAATATATCAAGACAATTATGGTGGGGGCATCGTATTCCTGTCTATTATTATGGAAAAAAACTTAATGATTTTGTAGTTGCAGAAAATTTAGAAAAAGCGTTGATAAAAGCAAGATGTAAAAGTAAAAATCCATATTTAAGTTATAATGAAATATGGCAAGATCCGGATGTTTTAGATACTTGGTTTTCTTCTTGGTTATTACCTTTATCTGTTTTTGATGGAATTTATAATCCTTATAATCATGAAATTACTTATTATTATCCTACTGAAGAGATAGTAACAGGTTCAGACATATTGTTTTTTTGGGTTGCACGTATGATTATGTCTGGTTTTTTATTAAAACATGAAAAACCTTTTAAAAGAGTTTATTTTACTGGAATTGTTAGGGATTATAAAAATAAAAAAATATCAAAATCATTAAATAACTCTCCAAATCCTATGGATTTAATTAATCAATATGGAGCCGATGCTGTTCGTATGGGACTTATGCTCAAAACCAGTGCAGGAAAAGATTTTCATTTTGAAGAAAAAATATGTTCACAAGGGAGAAGTTTCTCTAATAAAATATGGAATGCCTTTCGTTTAATTCAAAGTTGGAAAATAACAAATAATCAGTATGTACCTGATTATTCTTTACTTGCTATTAAATGGTTAAAAAATCGTTTTTATTATATTTTGGATGTTTTTGAAAATTCTTTCAAAGAATATAAATTGGATGAATCATTAATGATTTTATATAAATTTATTTGGTATGATTTTTGTTCCTATTTTCTAGAGATTATTAAACCTATTTATGGAGATAAAGATAAATCTGTACCAGAAATCGTCTATTTAAATGCTTTAAAATTTTTTGAAAAAATATTGAAATTATTACATCCATATATGCCTTTTATTTCAGAAGAAATTTGGAATCTTATTAGAAAAAGAGAACCAAAAGAAGCTTTAATTATTTCTTCTTGGCCTAAAAAGAAGCCTTATGATTATGATATTTTAGTTTATTTTGAAAAAGCTACCGAAATAATATCTAAAATACGTAATATTAGAAATAGGAATCATATTCCTCATAAAAAAAGTCTTGTTTTATTTTCTATGAGAAAAAAGGATAAAGAAGAAAAAGAATATGATCCCATTATATTAAAATTAGCTAATTTAGATAAAATAATTCCTGTATTGAAAGAACCCGAAAACATTCCATTTTTTTCCTTTTTTTTGGATACAGATCAATTTTTTTTATCCTTAGATCAGTTAGACCATAATAAATATTATTCTAACCATATGGATATTATTAAAATTGAGAATAAGATTAAATATTTTTGTAATTTATTATCTATTATTAGAAAAAATTTGTATAATGATAAATATGTTACTTCTGTTTCAAATAATTTACTTTTGAAAGAAAGAAAAAAAGAAAATGATACATTAAATAAAATCACTAAGCTAAAAAAATATTTGGAGTATTTAAAAAAAAATAGATAA
- a CDS encoding dihydrofolate reductase, translating into MKIVLIAAVSKNGFIGKNNKLMWHLPNDLKRFKNLTTNEIVVMGRKTFESIGKILPERKNIILTRNKINFLYLRNKKNISIISSLQQIEDLTYKKIFVIGGEKTYASTIEKAHTIELTLVHKKFHGDAKFPKVDTKKWKKIYEFFYEKDKNHLFNYSFIKFERKK; encoded by the coding sequence ATGAAAATTGTTCTAATTGCTGCAGTTTCAAAAAATGGATTTATAGGGAAAAATAATAAATTAATGTGGCATTTACCCAATGATTTAAAACGTTTCAAAAATTTAACTACGAACGAAATAGTAGTAATGGGAAGAAAAACTTTTGAATCTATTGGAAAAATACTTCCGGAAAGAAAAAATATTATACTGACAAGAAATAAAATAAACTTCTTATACTTAAGAAATAAAAAAAATATTAGTATTATTTCTTCTCTACAACAGATAGAAGATTTGACATACAAAAAAATATTTGTTATAGGAGGAGAAAAAACATATGCCTCAACAATTGAAAAAGCACATACTATTGAATTAACATTAGTTCATAAAAAATTTCATGGAGATGCTAAATTTCCAAAAGTAGATACAAAAAAATGGAAAAAGATATATGAATTTTTTTATGAAAAAGATAAAAATCATTTATTTAACTACAGTTTTATTAAATTTGAAAGAAAAAAGTAA
- a CDS encoding bifunctional nuclease family protein, which yields MDQFIRLAIRGISLSQIQSGIYVLLLEEESGRIKLPIIIESFQAQSIASALGKRDPSRSFTHDLFLSFAKEFHIRLKAVVIYKLVNGIFFSYILLEGDSIKEEGNKIEKKEHKIDSKTSDAVALAVRFQAPIYTTKEIFDKAGIYFENGFPIDREHDVSETGIENSGILFFKEKSQKDLENMTERDLNALLNHAVVNECYELAARIKKELDRR from the coding sequence ATGGATCAATTTATTAGATTAGCTATACGGGGAATATCCTTAAGTCAAATACAATCTGGTATATATGTTTTATTGCTTGAAGAAGAATCTGGAAGAATAAAACTTCCGATTATTATAGAGAGTTTTCAAGCTCAGTCTATAGCTTCTGCTTTAGGAAAAAGGGATCCATCCAGATCTTTTACACATGATTTATTTCTTTCTTTTGCAAAAGAATTTCATATTAGATTAAAAGCAGTAGTTATATATAAACTGGTAAATGGAATATTTTTTTCTTATATTTTATTGGAAGGAGATAGTATAAAAGAAGAAGGAAATAAAATAGAAAAAAAAGAACATAAAATAGATTCGAAAACATCAGATGCTGTTGCTTTAGCAGTGCGATTTCAAGCTCCTATTTATACAACAAAAGAAATTTTTGATAAAGCTGGTATTTATTTTGAGAATGGATTTCCTATTGATAGAGAACATGATGTATCAGAAACAGGAATAGAAAATAGCGGTATTCTTTTTTTTAAAGAAAAAAGTCAAAAAGATTTGGAAAATATGACGGAAAGAGATTTGAATGCTTTATTAAATCATGCAGTTGTCAATGAATGTTATGAACTTGCGGCACGAATAAAAAAAGAATTGGACAGAAGATAA
- a CDS encoding pyruvate dehydrogenase complex E1 component subunit beta, whose translation MKEKSFREVIAEAMSEEMRRDNTVYLMGEEVAQYNGAYKASKGMLEEFGPKRIVDTPISELGFSGIGVGSAMNGCRPIIEFMTFNFSLVAMDQIINNAAKIRYMSGGQWDLPIVFRGPTGSAGQLGATHSQSFESWYASCPGLKVVIPCNPYDAKGLLKSAIRDNNPVIFMESEQMYGDKMMIPDEEYIIPIGKADIKKEGTDISLVSFGKIMKTALDVASKLDEENISVEVIDIRTIRPLDYESILFSVKKTNRLVILEESWPFSSIASEISYFIQKKAFDYLDAPINRITLLDTPAPYASNLIKIWFPNEEKIIHAIKKTLYLNQ comes from the coding sequence ATGAAAGAAAAAAGTTTTCGTGAAGTGATAGCAGAAGCTATGAGTGAAGAAATGAGAAGAGATAATACAGTTTATCTCATGGGAGAAGAAGTGGCTCAATATAATGGAGCTTACAAAGCTTCTAAGGGAATGCTAGAGGAATTTGGCCCCAAAAGAATTGTTGATACACCTATATCAGAATTAGGATTTTCTGGTATTGGAGTAGGTTCTGCTATGAATGGATGTAGACCCATTATTGAATTTATGACTTTCAATTTTTCTTTAGTTGCTATGGATCAAATTATAAATAATGCAGCAAAAATACGTTATATGAGTGGAGGACAATGGGATCTTCCTATAGTTTTTAGAGGACCTACTGGTTCAGCCGGACAACTAGGAGCCACCCATTCTCAATCTTTTGAAAGTTGGTATGCTAGTTGTCCTGGATTAAAAGTAGTTATTCCATGCAATCCTTACGATGCAAAAGGTCTTTTAAAATCTGCTATAAGAGATAATAATCCAGTAATTTTTATGGAATCCGAACAAATGTATGGAGATAAGATGATGATTCCAGATGAAGAATATATTATCCCTATTGGAAAAGCAGATATAAAAAAAGAAGGAACTGACATTAGTTTAGTTTCTTTCGGAAAAATCATGAAAACAGCTTTAGATGTAGCATCTAAATTAGATGAAGAAAATATTAGTGTAGAAGTAATAGATATTCGTACCATACGTCCATTAGATTATGAATCCATTCTGTTTTCCGTAAAAAAAACTAATCGTTTAGTAATTTTAGAAGAATCATGGCCTTTTTCGTCTATAGCTTCTGAAATTTCATATTTCATACAAAAAAAAGCATTTGATTATCTTGATGCACCTATTAATAGAATCACTTTGTTAGATACTCCAGCTCCTTATGCTTCGAATCTAATAAAGATTTGGTTTCCTAATGAAGAAAAAATAATCCATGCTATAAAGAAAACACTTTATTTAAATCAATAA
- the metF gene encoding methylenetetrahydrofolate reductase [NAD(P)H], which yields MKVIEHIAKAKKSLFSFEILPPLRGRDIKDIFSTLDPLMEFCPPFIDVTYHREEFIYVEKDNGLLQRRKISRRPGTVGICAAIMNKYGVDAVPHLICGGFNKQMTENALIDLNFLGIDNVLVLRGDPLKSQTSFIAQKDGHKYALELVKQVKDLNIGKYLDKTFVEQKESPLFDFCIGIAGYPEKHLEAPNIESDLFFLKKKVDAGADYIVTQMFFDNKKFFTFVKKCRTEGIYVPIIPGIKPISSKKQLNSLPSRFYLNIPNELAKEVEKAKDKKDVSHIGIEWAIHQSKELKDSGVEVIHYYTMDRPENIYKIVQAIY from the coding sequence ATGAAAGTGATAGAGCATATAGCTAAAGCAAAAAAAAGTTTATTTTCTTTTGAAATATTACCTCCTTTAAGAGGACGTGATATAAAAGATATTTTTTCTACTTTAGATCCATTAATGGAATTTTGTCCTCCTTTTATTGATGTTACTTATCATCGTGAAGAATTCATTTATGTAGAAAAAGATAATGGGCTTTTACAGAGAAGAAAAATTTCTAGACGTCCAGGAACTGTGGGGATTTGTGCAGCTATTATGAATAAATATGGAGTAGATGCAGTTCCTCATTTAATTTGTGGAGGATTTAATAAACAAATGACAGAGAATGCTTTAATAGATTTGAATTTTTTAGGAATAGATAACGTTTTAGTTCTTAGAGGAGATCCTCTCAAATCCCAAACAAGTTTTATTGCGCAAAAAGATGGACACAAATATGCACTAGAACTAGTCAAACAAGTTAAAGATTTAAATATAGGAAAATATCTAGATAAAACTTTTGTTGAACAAAAAGAATCTCCATTATTTGATTTTTGTATTGGAATAGCAGGATATCCAGAGAAACATTTAGAAGCTCCAAATATAGAAAGTGATTTATTTTTTCTGAAAAAAAAAGTAGATGCAGGAGCTGATTACATAGTAACTCAAATGTTTTTTGATAATAAAAAATTTTTTACTTTTGTAAAAAAATGTAGAACGGAAGGAATTTATGTTCCTATCATACCTGGAATTAAACCCATTTCTTCTAAAAAACAATTAAATAGTCTTCCATCTCGTTTTTATTTAAATATTCCCAATGAATTAGCAAAAGAAGTAGAAAAGGCAAAAGATAAAAAAGATGTATCTCATATTGGAATTGAATGGGCTATTCATCAATCTAAAGAATTGAAAGATTCTGGAGTGGAAGTTATTCATTATTATACCATGGATAGACCAGAAAATATTTATAAAATTGTTCAAGCTATTTATTGA
- the serS gene encoding serine--tRNA ligase: MLQISFIRKNKEKILLGLEKRNFHEFHLINEILILDEKKKIIQNVLNKILEKENFISKKIGKILSLYNYKNDDQIKSLKERSTFLKKERKNINLRLEKISKILENKLNQIPNIPDEKVKKNYGINDILFQEGEIHSPIIDPLPHWELSKKFGLFDSNLGTKICGSGFLVYIGKGAKLQRSLIQYFLDQNIQASYKEYSLPYLINEKSGYATGQIPDKKNQMYFIEKDNFYLIPTGEIPIMNCYRDRIFTDLDLPIKATTYTSCFRREAGSYGAKVRGLNRLHQFEKVEIIQITTSDTSSYYLEEMILHVKHILKSLNLPFRLIRLSGTDLGYSSAITYDFEVYSIAQKKWLEVSSISNCTNFQSNRLHIRYKTITGNIELCHTLNGSALALPRIMAALLENNQTENQINIPKVLVPYTEFDHIK, encoded by the coding sequence ATGCTTCAAATCTCTTTTATACGAAAAAATAAAGAAAAAATTTTATTGGGATTAGAAAAACGTAATTTTCATGAATTTCATTTAATAAATGAAATATTGATTTTAGACGAAAAAAAAAAAATAATTCAAAATGTTCTAAATAAAATATTAGAAAAAGAGAATTTTATTTCAAAAAAAATAGGTAAAATTTTAAGCTTATATAACTACAAGAATGATGATCAAATAAAATCTTTAAAAGAAAGATCTACTTTTCTAAAAAAAGAAAGAAAAAATATTAATCTACGATTAGAAAAAATTTCCAAAATTTTAGAAAATAAGTTAAATCAAATTCCTAATATTCCGGATGAAAAAGTAAAAAAAAATTATGGAATAAATGATATACTTTTTCAAGAAGGAGAAATTCATTCACCCATTATAGATCCATTACCTCATTGGGAATTATCAAAAAAATTTGGTTTATTTGATTCAAATTTAGGGACAAAAATATGTGGTTCTGGTTTTTTAGTTTATATAGGAAAAGGAGCCAAATTACAAAGAAGTTTAATTCAATATTTTCTAGATCAAAACATACAAGCTTCGTATAAAGAATATAGTTTGCCTTATCTTATTAATGAGAAATCTGGATATGCTACGGGACAAATTCCGGATAAAAAAAATCAAATGTATTTCATAGAAAAAGATAATTTTTATTTGATTCCTACTGGAGAAATTCCTATTATGAATTGTTATAGAGATAGAATTTTTACAGATTTAGATCTTCCTATTAAAGCCACTACTTATACTTCTTGTTTTAGAAGAGAAGCAGGTTCTTATGGGGCAAAAGTTAGAGGATTAAATAGATTACATCAATTTGAAAAAGTAGAAATTATTCAAATAACTACATCAGATACTTCTTCTTATTATTTGGAAGAAATGATTTTGCATGTAAAACATATTTTAAAATCTTTAAATTTACCTTTTCGTCTTATACGTTTAAGTGGAACAGATCTTGGGTACTCCTCTGCTATAACTTATGATTTTGAAGTTTATTCTATAGCACAAAAAAAATGGCTAGAAGTTAGTTCTATATCAAATTGTACTAATTTTCAATCTAATAGATTACATATCAGATATAAAACTATTACAGGTAACATAGAATTGTGTCATACACTTAATGGAAGCGCTTTAGCTTTGCCACGAATTATGGCTGCTTTATTAGAAAATAATCAAACTGAAAATCAAATTAATATTCCTAAAGTTTTAGTTCCTTATACAGAATTTGATCATATAAAGTAA
- the rsmA gene encoding 16S rRNA (adenine(1518)-N(6)/adenine(1519)-N(6))-dimethyltransferase RsmA yields MRTHKFFFKKKFDQYLLQDKNIAKKIVNHLSFENYNTVVEIGPGLGVLTQYLLTNPYNHVFLIEIDEEFISFLKKNFSISKNQIIHRDFLKWNPEEINLQNFAIIGNFPYNISSQILFHILKYNQYIPECVGMFQKEVAKRITSHKGKKTYGILSVLIQTFYDVKYLFTVKEKVFLPIPNVQSAVISLKRKNEIIYCNKNMLFQCVKTAFNQRRKKLKNSLQLFKHIPNFQKIPFLNKRAEELSVKEFLQLTKEIEIRK; encoded by the coding sequence ATGCGAACGCATAAGTTTTTTTTTAAAAAAAAATTTGATCAATATCTTTTACAAGATAAAAACATAGCTAAAAAAATTGTAAACCATCTTTCTTTTGAAAATTATAATACAGTAGTAGAAATTGGTCCAGGATTAGGCGTTTTAACTCAATATTTATTAACTAATCCATATAATCATGTTTTTTTAATAGAAATTGATGAAGAATTCATTTCTTTTTTAAAAAAAAATTTTTCAATTTCTAAAAATCAAATTATTCATAGAGATTTTCTAAAATGGAATCCTGAAGAAATAAATTTGCAAAATTTTGCGATTATTGGTAATTTTCCCTATAATATTTCTTCTCAAATATTATTTCATATATTAAAATATAATCAATATATTCCAGAATGCGTTGGTATGTTTCAAAAAGAAGTAGCAAAACGGATTACATCTCATAAAGGAAAAAAAACTTATGGAATTTTATCAGTTTTAATTCAAACATTTTATGATGTAAAATACCTTTTTACTGTAAAAGAAAAAGTATTTCTTCCTATACCCAATGTACAATCTGCAGTGATTTCTTTAAAAAGAAAAAATGAAATTATTTACTGTAATAAAAATATGTTATTCCAATGTGTTAAAACAGCTTTTAATCAAAGAAGAAAAAAGTTGAAAAATTCTTTACAATTATTCAAACATATTCCAAATTTTCAAAAAATACCATTTTTAAATAAAAGAGCAGAAGAATTATCTGTAAAAGAATTCCTTCAATTAACAAAAGAAATAGAAATTAGGAAATGA
- a CDS encoding bifunctional 5,10-methylenetetrahydrofolate dehydrogenase/5,10-methenyltetrahydrofolate cyclohydrolase: protein MTTQLLDGNLIAKKIRNEISKIIEERILNKNKRIPHLGIILTGNHSSSITYVNHKIKECQKIGIESSLIHLPLNSLEEELLEEIKKMNKSPLIDGFIVQLPLEKHINQDKIILSINPKKDVDGFHPENFGKMALDMKAFFPATALGILTLLERYKIKIYGKHTVIIGRSRIVGRPISILMSRKNYLGNSTVTLTHSQTPNIEYYTKQADIIIVAVGIPRFLKGGMIKRGAIVIDVGIHNHEKKILGDVDFDTVYGKASYITPVPGGIGPMTRVMLLKNTLIAALNNR from the coding sequence ATGACTACTCAATTATTAGATGGAAATTTAATAGCTAAAAAAATAAGAAATGAAATATCCAAGATTATAGAAGAGAGAATATTAAATAAAAATAAACGAATTCCTCATCTTGGTATTATTTTAACAGGAAATCATAGTTCTAGTATAACGTATGTTAATCATAAAATTAAAGAGTGCCAAAAAATTGGAATAGAGTCTTCCTTAATCCATTTACCTCTAAATAGTTTAGAGGAAGAATTATTGGAAGAAATAAAAAAAATGAATAAAAGTCCATTAATAGATGGTTTTATTGTACAATTACCTTTAGAAAAACATATTAATCAAGATAAAATAATTTTATCTATCAATCCTAAAAAAGATGTAGATGGGTTTCATCCTGAAAATTTTGGTAAAATGGCTTTGGATATGAAAGCTTTTTTTCCTGCTACTGCATTAGGAATATTAACTCTTTTGGAGAGATATAAAATTAAAATATATGGAAAACATACTGTAATAATTGGTAGAAGTAGAATAGTAGGACGACCAATTAGTATACTTATGAGTAGAAAAAATTATCTAGGAAATAGCACAGTAACCCTTACTCATAGTCAAACTCCAAACATAGAATATTATACTAAACAAGCTGATATTATTATAGTGGCAGTAGGAATCCCAAGATTCCTTAAAGGAGGAATGATTAAAAGAGGTGCTATTGTTATCGATGTTGGAATCCATAATCATGAAAAAAAAATATTAGGGGATGTTGATTTCGATACTGTTTACGGAAAAGCTTCTTATATTACTCCTGTTCCAGGTGGAATAGGACCTATGACTCGTGTTATGCTATTAAAAAATACTTTAATAGCAGCATTAAATAACAGATAA
- a CDS encoding 7-carboxy-7-deazaguanine synthase QueE — protein MKEISYPIKESFYSIQGEGHYYGIAAYFIRFEGCNIKCDWCDTKESWNIEKKDFVSIHKILANINNYQVKTVIITGGEPMMWNLYPLIKKLKKKGYRIHIETSGSYPIKEKYMDWITISPKKIKLPLQENYRKINELKIVISEENDFLFAEKQATYVESTNCLLFLQPEWTNIFSILPKIISYIKKNTKWRISLQIHKILNIP, from the coding sequence ATGAAAGAAATAAGTTATCCTATAAAAGAATCATTTTATTCTATTCAAGGAGAAGGGCATTATTATGGAATTGCTGCATATTTTATTCGTTTTGAAGGATGTAATATAAAATGTGATTGGTGTGATACTAAAGAAAGTTGGAATATAGAAAAGAAAGATTTTGTTTCAATTCATAAAATTCTTGCTAATATTAACAATTATCAAGTTAAAACAGTTATAATTACTGGAGGAGAACCTATGATGTGGAATTTATATCCTTTAATTAAAAAACTCAAAAAAAAAGGATATCGTATTCATATTGAAACTTCAGGTTCTTATCCTATAAAAGAAAAATATATGGATTGGATTACAATTTCTCCTAAAAAAATAAAACTTCCTCTACAAGAAAATTACAGAAAAATTAACGAATTAAAAATTGTTATTTCGGAAGAGAATGATTTTTTATTTGCGGAAAAACAAGCAACTTATGTTGAAAGTACTAATTGCTTGTTATTTTTACAACCCGAATGGACTAATATTTTTAGTATTCTTCCAAAAATAATTTCTTATATTAAAAAAAATACAAAATGGAGGATCTCTCTTCAAATTCATAAAATATTAAATATTCCTTGA